The Verrucomicrobiia bacterium genome window below encodes:
- a CDS encoding response regulator, whose amino-acid sequence MVEEKREKKVMHRVLVVDDDHDLAVLLGEVLTYENCEVDIAANGMEAMDRLRTADYDAVLCDLMMPRIDGEVLYNDVVRDYPFLANRFLFVTGQASRKAGFSDFVWRTGNELIEKPFDIQQLRTAIREIFLR is encoded by the coding sequence ATGGTGGAAGAGAAGCGGGAGAAAAAGGTGATGCACCGCGTCCTGGTGGTTGACGACGACCACGATTTGGCGGTGTTGTTGGGCGAGGTGCTGACCTACGAGAACTGCGAGGTCGACATCGCGGCCAACGGCATGGAAGCGATGGATCGCTTGCGCACGGCGGACTACGACGCGGTCCTTTGCGACTTGATGATGCCTCGCATCGATGGCGAGGTCCTCTACAACGATGTGGTGCGGGACTACCCGTTTCTCGCCAATCGCTTTCTCTTCGTCACGGGCCAGGCGTCGCGCAAGGCCGGCTTCAGCGACTTTGTTTGGCGCACCGGCAATGAACTCATCGAGAAGCCGTTCGACATCCAGCAACTCCGCACCGCTATTCGCGAGATCTTTCTGCGCTGA